In one Calonectris borealis chromosome 23, bCalBor7.hap1.2, whole genome shotgun sequence genomic region, the following are encoded:
- the USP48 gene encoding ubiquitin carboxyl-terminal hydrolase 48 isoform X7 produces MWFLNLELRQALYLCPSTCSEYAAGESVLKDKDYEPQTICEHLQYLFALLQNSKRRYIDPSAFVKALGLDTGQQQDAQEFSKLFMSLLEDTLSKQKNPNVRNIVQKQFCGEYAYVTVCNQCGRESKLVSKFYELELNIQGHKQLTDCITEFLKEEKLEGDNRYFCETCQSKQNATRKIRLLSLPCTLNLQLMRFVFDRQTGHKKKLNTYIGFSELLDMEPFMEQKNGVYVYELSAVLIHRGVSAYSGHYIAHVKDPQTGEWYKFNDEDIEKMEGKKLQLGIEEDLAPCECLRTPRDRFLYSSISLACRVADKMLITRAAVAYRDETAEPSKSQTRKPKCGKGTHCSRNAYMLVYRLQTREKSLTVEVPAFLQELVERDNCKFEEWCNEMAEMRKESVARGKTKHEEVKKLYKRLPAEAGSPYDFISLEWLQKWLDESTPPKPIDNTAYLCSHGKLHPDKISIMKRISEYVADDFYSRYGGGPRLNVKALCKDCVVERCRILRLKNQLNEDYKTVTNLLKITVKGNDGFWVGKASLRSWRQLALEQLNEQDEDAEHSNGKMNGNAQNKDESNEEKREEEEELNFNEDIVCPHGDLCISENERRVVSKEAWEKLKQYFPKAPEFPNNKECCSQCKILEREGEENEALHKMMASEQKTSLQNLFHDKCRPCLGSWPQETDELYIVSQFFVEEWRKFVRRPTRCSPVSSVGNSVLLCPHGGLMFTYASMTKEDSKLIALIWPSEWERIQKLFVVDHVIKITRTQAAGADPESTLYVSEPQLCPECREGLLCQQQRDLREYTQATIYIHKVVDNKKVMKDAAPELNVSSSEAEEEREENKPEGEQDPDFNQTNGGAKRQKIAHQSYITYQKQGIRRSTRHRKVRGEKALLVSANQTLKELKIQIMHAFSVAPFDQNLSIDGKILSDDTATLGSLGVIPESVILLKADEPIADYAAMDDVMQVCMPEEGFKGTGLLGH; encoded by the exons ATGTGGTTTCTTAACTTGGAGCTCCGACAAGCCCTCTACTTGtgtcccagcacctgcagcgaGTATGCGGCTGGAGAAAGCGTCCTGAAAGACAAAG ACTATGAGCCTCAGACCATTTGTGAACACCTCCAGTACTTGTTCGCCTTGCTGCAGAACAGCAAAAGGCGATACATCGATCCCTCCGCCTTCGTCAAAGCGCTGGGCTTGGACACAGGACAGCAGCAG GATGCCCAGGAGTTTTCTAAGCTGTTCATGTCACTGCTGGAAGATACTttatccaaacaaaaaaacccaaatgttcgAAACATTGTGCAAAAGCAATTCTGTGGAGAGTACGCCTATGTCACCGT ctGCAACCAGTGTGGCAGGGAGTCCAAACTCGTGTCTAAATTTTACGAGCTGGAGTTAAACATCCAAGGGCACAAGCAGTTGACAGACTGTATAACGGAATTTCTTAAG gaagaaaaattagaagGGGACAATCGTTATTTTTGCGAAACTTGTCAGAGTAAGCAGAATGCCACGAGGAAGATCAGGCTGCTAAGTCTTCCCTGCACGCTCAACCTGCAGCTGATGCGTTTCGTGTTTGACAG ACAAACCGGCCATAAGAAAAAGCTCAACACCTACATCGGCTTCTCTGAACTGCTTGACATGGAGCCTTTTATGGAACAAAAAA ACGGCGTCTACGTGTATGAACTTAGCGCTGTCCTCATACACCGCGGCGTGAGCGCGTACTCCGGGCACTACATCGCCCACGTGAAGGATCCGCAGACGGGCGAGTGGTACAAGTTTAATGACGAAGACATAGAAAAGATGGAGGGGAAGAAACTGCAGTTGGGGATTGAGGAAGATCTAG CCCCGTGTGAGTGTTTACGCACACCTCGTGATCGGTTCCTCTACTCTAGTATTTCTCTTGCCTGCCGCGTGGCAGATAAGATGCTGATAACTCGGGCAGCCGTTGCCTATCGGGATGAAACAG CGGAACCTTCTAAATCCCAGACTCGTAAACCTAAGTGTGGGAAAGGGACTCACTGCTCGCGCAATGCTTACATGCTGGTATACAGGCTGCAAACCCGGGAGAAATCTCTGACAGTGGAAGTACCAG CTTTTCTGCAGGAGCTGGTAGAGCGCGATAACTGCAAGTTTGAGGAGTGGTGCAACGAAATGGCCGAGATGCGCAAAGAGAGCGTGGCCAGAGGCAAAACCAAACACGAAGAGGTGAAGAAGCTCTACAAAAGGTTACCCGCTGAAGCTG GTTCCCCGTACGACTTCATCTCTCTCGAATGGCTGCAGAAATGGCTGGATGAGTCTACTCCTCCAAAACCTATAGATAACACGGCCTACCTGTGCTCACACGGCAAACTCCATCCGGATAAAATATCCATTATGAAGAGGATATCGGAGTATGTGGCTGACGACTTCTACAGCAGATACGGAGGAGGGCCCCGGCTGAACG tcaAAGCACTTTGCAAGGACTGCGTGGTAGAAAGGTGTCGAATCCTGCGACTGAAAAACCAGTTAAACGAAGACTACAAAACCGTTACGAACTTGCTGAAGATAACAGTCAAGGG GAATGACGGGTTTTGGGTTGGAAAGGCGTCCTTGCGGAGCTGGCGTCAGTTGGCTCTGGAGCAATTAAATGAGCAAGACGAAGACGCAGAGCACAGTAATggaaaaatgaatggaaatgcaCAAAACAAAG atgaatcaaatgaagagaagagagaggaggaagaggagttaAATTTTAATGAAGACATCGTTTGCCCACATG GTGACCTGTGCATATCCGAAAACGAACGGAGGGTGGTTTCGAAGGAAGCCTGGGAGAAACTCAAGCAATATTTTCCAAAGGCCCCTGAATTCCCAAATAACAAAGAGTGCTGTTCCCAGTGCAAG ATTTTGGAGCGCGAAGGGGAGGAGAACGAAGCTCTGCATAAGATGATGGCCAGCGAGCAGAAGACTTCTCTCCAGAACCTGTTTCACGATAAATGCAGACCTTGCTTGGGCAGCTGGCCTCAG GAGACAGATGAGCTGTATATTGTTTCGCAGTTCTTTGTAGAAGAATGGAGGAAATTTGTCAG GAGGCCGACGCGATGCAGCCCCGTGTCCTCAGTAGGAAACAGCGTTCTTCTCTGTCCCCACGGGGGCCTCATGTTCACCTACGCTTCCATGACCAAAGAAGACTCCAAACT TATAGCTCTAATATGGCCCAGCGAGTGGGAGAGGATTCAAAAACTCTTTGTCGTGGATCACGTCATCAAAATCACGCGAACGCAAGCTGCCGGGGCGGACCCGGAGAGCACACTTTACGTCTCTGAGCCCC AACTCTGTCCAGAGTGCAGAGAAGGGCTGTTATGCCAACAGCAGCGGGACTTGCGTGAGTACACCCAAGCAACCATCTACATCCATAAAGTGGTGGATAATAAAAAG GTAATGAAGGACGCTGCTCCAGAGCTGAACGTGAGCAGCTCAGAAGctgaagaggaaagggaggaaaacaagCCAGAGGGGGAGCAAGACCCAGATTTTAACCAG ACCAACGGTGGTGCGAAGCGCCAGAAGATCGCGCACCAGAGCTACATCACTTACCAAAAGCAAGGCATCAGGAGAAGCACCCGGCACCGGAAAGTCAGAGGGGAGAAAGCGCTGCTTGTTTCTGCTAATCAGACGCTGAAAGAGCTGAAAATACAG ATCATGCATGCATTTTCAGTTGCTCCCTTCGACCAGAATTTGTCGATCGACGGGAAGATACTGAGCGATGACACCGCAACGCTCGGCAGCCTGGGAGTCATCCCCGAGTCCGTCATTTTATTAAAG GCTGATGAACCAATTGCAGATTACGCGGCGATGGACGACGTTATGCAAG TTTGTATGCCTGAAGAAGGATTTAAAG ggactggtttacTTGGACACTGA